One genomic region from Skermania piniformis encodes:
- a CDS encoding phenylacetate--CoA ligase family protein produces MNKKHVQPGLSAAFGRFNTAGRYPGYTAFLARHGLRAEMIVTEEDFASLPPMTKEDLLVAWPLGEQLEQQDASEPSMVVASSGSSGQPIYMLRGAGSFQTGIEVFDRLFRNVYGTTSRSTLVIVCFAFGTWVGGTYVLLALLALRARGHRITVIPPGVDLASARDALVRLGPLFEQVVIAGYPPHVREVLDQTPAEALCQDIRLLIGGEPTSEDVRDHMLGRLGHPVAPELVTAVYGASELAFVGNETRLTITVRRAARDDARLAAVVFDNGRPASGWSGVAGDEDLVQPTLVEYDPTVCFIEADEDGYLLFTVEATVPLVRYRVYDQGAVFDSDEFAAVLRAAARPDLAAQVNPDAGYLVMYGRTDVAAIFGGANIFPGQIQPALDDPVFADHVTGKFVASIVGGRLQIRVELGDGVTADDQLAVRLARAVSDKLIRTCSEYRVLRERGSVNTEPVIVLDPHGSPAFPSTPKQRRVDPDSET; encoded by the coding sequence ATGAACAAGAAACACGTCCAACCCGGCTTGTCGGCCGCTTTCGGCCGCTTCAACACGGCCGGCCGCTATCCGGGGTACACCGCGTTCTTGGCCCGGCACGGCCTGCGGGCCGAGATGATCGTGACCGAGGAGGATTTCGCGAGCCTGCCGCCGATGACCAAGGAAGACTTGCTGGTCGCGTGGCCGCTCGGGGAGCAGCTGGAGCAGCAGGACGCCAGCGAGCCGTCGATGGTGGTGGCCAGCTCGGGCTCGTCTGGTCAGCCGATCTACATGCTCCGCGGAGCGGGATCGTTCCAGACTGGGATCGAGGTGTTCGACCGGCTGTTCCGGAACGTGTACGGAACCACGTCCCGGTCGACGCTGGTGATCGTGTGTTTCGCGTTCGGCACGTGGGTGGGCGGCACATACGTGTTGCTGGCGTTGCTCGCGCTGCGCGCTCGTGGTCACCGGATCACGGTGATTCCGCCCGGAGTAGATCTCGCGTCGGCGCGGGACGCCTTGGTCCGGCTGGGGCCGCTGTTCGAGCAGGTGGTGATCGCCGGGTATCCGCCTCACGTCCGGGAAGTGCTGGATCAGACACCCGCCGAGGCGCTGTGCCAGGACATCCGGTTGCTGATCGGTGGTGAGCCGACCAGCGAAGACGTCCGTGACCACATGCTCGGGCGGCTCGGACATCCAGTCGCGCCCGAGCTGGTCACCGCTGTGTACGGGGCGTCCGAGCTCGCGTTCGTCGGCAACGAAACACGGCTGACGATCACCGTGCGGCGGGCTGCCCGCGATGATGCCCGGCTGGCTGCCGTCGTGTTTGACAATGGCCGTCCGGCGTCGGGCTGGAGTGGCGTAGCCGGTGACGAGGACCTGGTGCAGCCGACGCTGGTCGAGTACGACCCGACCGTCTGCTTCATCGAGGCCGACGAGGACGGGTACCTGTTGTTCACGGTCGAAGCGACGGTGCCGCTGGTGCGGTACCGGGTCTACGACCAGGGCGCGGTGTTCGATAGCGACGAGTTCGCTGCCGTGCTGCGTGCGGCTGCCCGTCCCGACCTTGCGGCACAGGTCAACCCCGACGCCGGCTATCTCGTGATGTACGGACGCACGGACGTTGCCGCGATCTTCGGTGGGGCGAACATCTTTCCGGGACAGATCCAGCCGGCCCTCGATGACCCCGTATTCGCCGATCACGTGACCGGGAAGTTCGTCGCATCGATCGTCGGCGGCCGGCTCCAAATCCGCGTCGAACTCGGCGACGGTGTCACGGCTGATGATCAGCTGGCGGTACGGCTGGCTCGGGCTGTCAGCGACAAACTCATCCGCACGTGCAGCGAGTACCGGGTTCTCCGGGAACGAGGCAGCGTGAACACCGAGCCGGTGATCGTGCTCGATCCACACGGGTCTCCCGCGTTTCCATCGACCCCGAAGCAGCGGAGGGTTGATCCCGATTCCGAGACGTAG
- a CDS encoding NACHT domain-containing protein — MLIMDDGCVSTDQADLEQARADYAVCLRTLKKATVAAYRFVQDEDLSSGQVARAIGVAPATYRRLISDGDVVGWKPPSQRLCDVVDRFVAERFTVNFELGVRRRELEQARKTLNAAELAYQAVSDKRDLREARSDAHGAPLIAYLRALTTALAATSPWLPFTDMATGFQGRKVTVSTDPPESAGSAEVYDDSSPTLRGDVAWQQAVATVPVVVVLADAGFGKTWQLRRHARSIGEDGLVALERGDDPLRVTIPLFVHAAELARRWRTSANPTDAVLAAAAAEIRAIGRASTTSERELLRDRIDGNGPAVVLIDAYDEIFEDTDRSAFRQAVQWLHIQAGPRLQVVLSARRAGYDDPFDHRNDAPAPRYMMLGLLEESQVRQLWSSWFEVRGRSVPRARLEPAITPVSPLRRFVQVPLIAAFCAWVAETEVVAPTRAGLYRQVVDRFIAQAWKVDASYPATGVQRQDGARRAAHLASLGSLAWAMATGVGWRDAVQVEVCDAVLAREGPQPFPGRSYAWAPIREIGILVQPGTSSSQPLGDGPVTWVHRSVHEYLAATRLIGMTIEDVAAIKQRCWFHPAWANVLDFAIGLEADGGEPADTAVVTEIVHEAAVSDGDGLGWFASVLAAASGGLPPDQASREDVIDRIWRLWSGGLMTSVHLARVLALVPEADEQRIVNTLLDSLAGTGARQEVWDSIAWCGPVGRGTLAELVRESPDGAGTTRALHNVDPPRALAALSERIRRDLPLHSADNSVLKEVGTADVELLRQRYLDDTTSAQRAESYASTRSAAARAVFTSPGLLKSDDARVRAVAAHGLGIWYRNDIDREGFDSLLDLAVDDPDPQLRLQVRSILQTIAMSVPWVEELIGGAFAALYADRSQPDIQDLETLAENLMTNGPAFSKALTMILVEPRLLTGPVVPAIQHVTARALIGELDVIATRDILTIGGPLIIGLAADRIRRDDIHAAAAAQIAVGLCFAAKDDAEVYSAVVEAAGKHSHLLLEAALRVHSGRAEARLAILLDAMVRLERRNPQAIRVWTAAVRALLLELDYDARHQFQARCIEATNHVIGMQ; from the coding sequence ATGCTGATCATGGATGATGGCTGCGTGTCGACTGATCAGGCCGACCTCGAGCAGGCACGTGCCGACTACGCCGTTTGTTTGCGTACGCTCAAGAAGGCGACCGTTGCCGCGTATCGATTCGTCCAGGACGAGGATCTTTCGTCGGGGCAGGTGGCACGTGCGATTGGAGTAGCGCCGGCGACGTACCGGCGTTTGATCTCCGACGGTGACGTTGTCGGCTGGAAGCCGCCGAGTCAGAGGCTGTGCGATGTAGTCGACCGCTTCGTTGCCGAACGGTTCACTGTCAATTTCGAGCTGGGTGTCCGTCGGCGTGAGCTGGAGCAAGCGAGAAAGACCCTGAATGCCGCGGAACTCGCCTATCAAGCAGTATCGGATAAGCGCGACTTGCGAGAGGCGAGGAGTGACGCTCACGGCGCTCCGTTGATCGCCTACCTTAGGGCGCTGACTACTGCGCTGGCCGCGACGTCGCCGTGGCTGCCGTTCACGGACATGGCAACGGGGTTCCAGGGACGAAAGGTGACCGTCAGCACTGATCCGCCGGAGTCGGCGGGATCGGCTGAAGTGTATGACGATTCATCACCGACGCTTCGGGGCGACGTGGCTTGGCAGCAGGCGGTAGCGACAGTGCCGGTCGTCGTTGTCCTTGCCGACGCGGGGTTCGGTAAGACGTGGCAACTCCGGCGCCACGCGCGATCGATCGGTGAGGACGGCCTCGTCGCCCTGGAGCGGGGCGACGATCCCCTTCGAGTTACGATCCCTCTTTTTGTTCATGCCGCCGAACTGGCGCGACGCTGGCGCACATCTGCGAATCCCACAGACGCGGTGCTGGCCGCTGCTGCGGCCGAGATCCGCGCGATTGGACGAGCATCTACGACATCAGAGCGTGAGCTGCTGCGCGACCGGATCGACGGGAATGGCCCAGCGGTCGTACTCATCGACGCGTATGACGAAATCTTTGAGGATACCGACCGGAGTGCGTTCCGCCAGGCAGTGCAGTGGCTCCATATACAGGCCGGGCCGCGCCTCCAGGTAGTGCTGAGTGCCCGCCGGGCGGGCTACGACGATCCCTTCGATCATCGGAACGACGCTCCTGCCCCGCGCTACATGATGCTTGGGCTTCTTGAAGAGTCACAAGTCCGTCAGCTGTGGTCATCCTGGTTCGAGGTGCGTGGACGCTCAGTTCCCCGCGCACGGCTGGAACCGGCGATTACCCCGGTGTCGCCGCTGCGGCGGTTTGTTCAAGTGCCATTGATCGCCGCCTTCTGCGCATGGGTCGCCGAGACTGAAGTAGTTGCTCCGACACGTGCCGGACTCTACCGACAGGTTGTGGACCGCTTTATCGCCCAGGCGTGGAAGGTTGATGCGAGCTATCCAGCGACCGGCGTCCAGAGGCAGGATGGCGCTCGACGGGCCGCACACTTGGCGAGCCTGGGATCATTGGCGTGGGCGATGGCAACCGGCGTCGGCTGGCGCGACGCGGTTCAGGTTGAAGTATGCGACGCGGTTCTGGCCCGCGAAGGGCCGCAACCATTTCCGGGACGGAGTTATGCCTGGGCGCCGATCCGTGAGATCGGCATCCTTGTGCAACCTGGGACCAGTAGCAGCCAGCCGCTGGGTGACGGCCCCGTGACATGGGTTCACCGCAGTGTGCACGAGTATCTTGCTGCCACCCGCCTGATCGGCATGACCATCGAGGATGTTGCAGCGATCAAGCAGCGCTGCTGGTTTCATCCGGCTTGGGCGAACGTGCTCGATTTCGCGATCGGTCTTGAAGCCGATGGTGGTGAGCCCGCCGACACAGCAGTTGTCACAGAGATAGTTCACGAGGCTGCCGTGAGCGACGGCGACGGGCTCGGGTGGTTCGCGTCGGTACTCGCGGCGGCCAGCGGCGGTCTTCCACCCGATCAAGCTAGTCGGGAGGACGTGATCGATCGGATTTGGCGGCTCTGGAGTGGCGGCCTGATGACGTCGGTGCATCTGGCGCGCGTTCTTGCGCTGGTCCCTGAGGCCGACGAACAGCGAATCGTCAACACATTGCTCGACAGTCTCGCAGGGACAGGTGCGCGGCAGGAGGTGTGGGATTCGATCGCGTGGTGTGGGCCGGTCGGTCGGGGGACGCTCGCCGAGCTCGTTCGGGAATCGCCCGACGGTGCGGGTACCACCAGGGCTCTCCACAATGTCGACCCTCCCCGAGCGTTGGCGGCACTGTCAGAACGCATTCGTCGAGACCTGCCGTTGCATTCGGCGGACAACTCCGTTCTGAAAGAGGTCGGCACCGCCGACGTCGAACTCCTGCGGCAGCGCTACCTCGACGACACGACATCCGCGCAGCGTGCCGAATCGTACGCGTCAACACGATCAGCTGCGGCTCGCGCCGTTTTCACCAGCCCAGGGCTCTTGAAGAGCGATGACGCACGTGTGCGAGCTGTGGCAGCGCACGGTCTTGGAATCTGGTATCGCAACGACATCGATCGTGAAGGATTCGATAGTCTGCTCGACTTAGCAGTCGACGATCCGGATCCACAGCTGCGACTTCAGGTTCGTTCAATACTCCAGACGATTGCGATGTCCGTGCCGTGGGTCGAGGAACTCATTGGCGGCGCATTCGCTGCGTTGTATGCAGATCGCTCACAGCCGGATATCCAGGATCTGGAGACCCTCGCCGAGAATCTGATGACCAATGGGCCAGCGTTCTCGAAAGCGCTGACGATGATTCTCGTCGAACCACGACTCCTTACCGGTCCCGTGGTGCCAGCGATCCAGCATGTGACCGCTCGCGCGCTGATCGGCGAACTCGACGTCATCGCGACGCGTGACATTCTGACGATTGGAGGGCCCCTCATCATCGGGCTGGCCGCCGACAGAATTCGGCGGGACGACATCCATGCAGCCGCTGCTGCCCAGATTGCCGTCGGGCTCTGCTTCGCGGCTAAGGACGATGCCGAGGTCTACTCGGCCGTCGTCGAGGCCGCCGGAAAACACTCGCACCTGTTGCTGGAAGCTGCCCTTCGAGTGCATTCCGGCCGGGCCGAGGCACGGTTAGCGATACTGCTCGATGCGATGGTCCGGCTCGAACGTCGAAACCCGCAGGCGATTCGGGTGTGGACAGCGGCCGTCCGGGCACTCCTGCTCGAACTCGACTATGACGCCCGCCACCAGTTCCAGGCGCGGTGCATCGAGGCAACCAATCACGTGATCGGCATGCAGTAG
- a CDS encoding TetR/AcrR family transcriptional regulator: MEAGRRVLASSDEGLLLSGLTVDQVAESAGLSGQTFHTAFSTRSGAGVVGGKAAFIAELLDTLLDHRDPKLRARVEDVVAAQSAAAIGDPRQLVRDICRWDYERVRDEEDTQLRIVACAVARDNKRAVRSVKASYSDLLRIAHETTEGMLRSWGASLRQPFTLDKLAVVMTALVEGLVLRSRFDPEAVSPELFGDAVLALFASIMDVEQTHEHIDDVVAPLATAAMSEYAQRERDLPDDPEQAIVDAARIEFGQRGYYSTQRAHIAATAGVDLDLLRALYPSKVDIVAAGLEPMFEPLRRRVTSDIKVRRKPKQIIERYGLRLAELIVADPTFIEAMALVMSVQRSQGQVDSTLLREAMFFPGLIVETIEAGQASGAITSDVAAVEIAAAYTNNIIFRCLSRREESGEEVMAIVNRLVLHGVITHDSTA; this comes from the coding sequence TTGGAGGCAGGTCGGCGAGTTCTCGCGAGCAGTGACGAAGGCCTGCTGTTAAGCGGCCTGACGGTAGATCAAGTCGCGGAGAGTGCGGGCCTTTCCGGGCAGACTTTTCACACTGCCTTTTCGACCAGGTCTGGTGCTGGGGTCGTCGGCGGCAAGGCTGCCTTCATCGCCGAACTGCTGGACACGTTGCTCGACCACCGAGATCCGAAGTTACGGGCACGGGTCGAAGACGTGGTAGCCGCGCAGTCCGCCGCAGCGATCGGGGACCCGCGGCAGTTGGTTCGGGACATCTGTCGCTGGGACTACGAACGTGTGCGGGACGAAGAAGACACGCAGCTGCGCATCGTTGCCTGTGCGGTCGCTCGCGACAACAAGCGCGCGGTCAGATCGGTCAAGGCGAGCTATAGCGACCTCCTTCGGATCGCGCACGAGACGACCGAAGGAATGTTGCGATCGTGGGGAGCGAGCCTGCGACAGCCGTTCACCCTGGACAAGCTGGCCGTCGTGATGACAGCGCTGGTCGAGGGCCTGGTGTTGCGGTCCCGGTTCGATCCCGAGGCGGTGTCGCCGGAGCTGTTCGGCGACGCTGTGCTGGCGCTGTTCGCCTCGATCATGGATGTCGAGCAGACCCATGAGCACATCGACGACGTCGTTGCGCCGCTCGCAACGGCGGCGATGAGCGAGTACGCGCAGCGTGAGCGCGACCTCCCGGACGACCCGGAGCAGGCGATCGTCGATGCGGCGCGGATCGAGTTCGGCCAGCGCGGCTACTACTCGACTCAGCGCGCGCACATCGCCGCTACGGCGGGTGTCGATCTCGATCTGCTCCGCGCGCTGTACCCGTCGAAGGTCGACATCGTCGCCGCCGGCTTGGAGCCGATGTTCGAGCCGCTCCGACGGCGCGTCACGAGTGATATCAAAGTCCGTCGCAAGCCCAAACAGATCATCGAACGCTACGGTCTTCGCCTTGCCGAACTCATCGTCGCCGACCCCACCTTCATCGAGGCGATGGCTCTCGTGATGAGCGTGCAACGATCGCAGGGGCAGGTTGACTCGACCCTTCTGCGAGAGGCGATGTTCTTCCCCGGCCTGATCGTCGAGACGATCGAAGCCGGCCAGGCCAGTGGAGCGATCACCTCTGACGTGGCGGCGGTCGAGATCGCGGCGGCCTACACCAATAACATCATCTTCCGATGCCTGAGCCGCCGAGAAGAGTCCGGCGAAGAAGTCATGGCGATCGTGAACAGACTCGTGCTGCACGGGGTTATCACGCATGACAGCACAGCGTGA